AAGTCTGTATCAGTATCTGTGTCAGTGTCAGTATCTGTGTCAGTGTCTGTATCGGTATCCGTGTCTGTGTCAGTATCCGTATCTGTGTCGGTATCAGTATCCGTATCTGTGTCTGTGTCTGTGTCTGTGTCGGTATCCGTATCTGTGTCAGTATCTGTATCCGTGTCAGTATCGGTATCTGTGTCAGTGTCTGTATCAGTATCGGTATCCGTATCAGTGTCAGTGTCGGTATCCGTGTCAGTGTCCGTATCGGTATCTGTGTCTGAATCTGTGTCTGTGTCTGTGTCAGTGTCAGTGTCAGTATCTGTGTCTGTATCGGTATCCGTATCTGTGTCGGTGTCAGTATCCGTGTCAGTATCCGTATCTGTGTCGGTATCTGTATCTGTATCCGTATCTGTGTCTGTGTCCGTGTCAGTGTCTGTATCAGTGTCAGTGTCACTATCCGTGTCGGTATCCGTGTCTGTATCTGTATCCGTGTCAGTGTCCGTATCGGTATCTGTGTCGGTATCCGTATCCGTATCTGTATCCGTGTCTGTATCGGTATCTGTGTCTGTATCAGTATCTGTGTCTGTGTCGGTATCTGTATCCGTGTCAGTGTCTGTATCCGTGTCTGTGTCAGTATCCGTATCTGTGTCTGTATCAGTGTCTGTGTCGGTATCCGTGTCTGTGTCAGTATCCGTGTCAGTATCTGTATCAGTGTCTGTGTCGGAATCCGTGTCTGTGTCTGTATCCGTGTCAGTATCTGTATCCGTGTCAGTATCTGTATCTGTGTCAGTATCGGTGTCTGTGTCTGTATCGGTGTCAGTGTCTGTATCAGTATCTGTGTCTGTATCTGTGTCCGTGTCAGTATCTGTATCCGTGTCAGTGTCCGTATCAGTATCTGTGTCGGTATCCGTATCTGTGTCAGTATCTGTATCCGTGTCTGTGTCGGAATCCGTGTCTGTATCCGTATCAGTATCAGTATCTGTGTCAGTATCGGTATCCGAGTCAGTGTCAGTATCGGTATCTGTATCTGTATCCGTATCAGTGTCAGTATCTGTATCAGTGTCCGTATCGGTATCTGTATCCGTGTCAGTATCTGTATCAGTGTCTGTGTCCGTATCAGTGTCTGTGTCAGTGTCGGTATCAGTATCTGTGTCAGTATCCGTATCCGTATCAGTATCTGTGTCAGTATCCGTATCCGTGTCTGTATCAGTATCTGTATCCGTGTCAGTATCTGTGTCTGTATCCGTGTCAGTATCGGTATCAGTGTCTGTGTCTGTATCAGTGTCAGTGTCCGTATCTGTGTCGGTATCCGTATCCGTGTCAGTGTCTGTATCGGTATCTGTATCTGTGTCTGTATCAGTATCTGTGTCTGTGTCTGTATCTGTATCTGTATCTGTATCGGTATCGGTGTCTGTATCGGTATCGGTATCAGTATCTGTGTCCGTATCGGTATCCGTGTCTGTGTCAGTATCGGTATCAGTATCCGTGTCTGTATCGGTATCCGTGTCAGTATCTGTATCGGTATCCGTATCTGTATCCGTGTCAGTATCTGTATCTGTATCCGTGTCAGTATCTGTATCGGTATCTGTGTCAGTATCTGTATCTGTATCCGTATCAGTATCGGTATCTGTGTCAGTATCGGTATCGGTATCCGTATCAGTGTCAGTGTCGGTATCCGAGTCAGTGTCAGTATCGGTATCTGTGTCTGAATCTGTGTCTGTGTCAGTGTCAGTGTCTGTATCCGTGTCAGTATCCGTGTCAGTATCCGTATCCGTGTCTGTATCAGTATCCGTGTCTGTGTCAGTATCTGTATCGGTATCTGTGTCGGTATCCGTATCTGTGTCAGTGTCTGTATCGGTATCCGTGTCTGTGTCCGTATCAGTGTCCGTATCAGTGTCAGTGTCAGTGTCTGTATCGGTATCCGTGTCTGTGTCCGTATCAGTGTCTGTATCAGTGTCGGTATCCGTGTCAGTATCCGTATCTGTATCCGTGTCTGTATCAGTATCTGTATCCGTGTCGGTGTCGGTGTCGGTATCTGTGTCTGTGTCGGTATCCGTATCGGTATCCGTATCTGTGTCTGTATCTAAGTCAGTATCAGTATCAGTATCCGTGTCAGTGTCAGTATCTGTGTCTGTATCGGTATCCGTGTCAGTATCGGTATCTGTATCCGTGTCTGTATCCGTGTCTGTATCTGTATCTGTGTCCGTATCAGTATCAGTATCAGTATCTGTGTCAGTATCCGTGTCTGTGTCAGTATCCGTGTCGGTATCTGTATCCGTGTCTGTGTCAGTATCTGTATCAGTGTCTGTGTCAGTATCAGTATCCGTGTCTAAGTCAGTATCTGTATCCGTGTCTGTATCTGTATCTGTATCCGTATCTGTATCGGTATCTGTGTCAGTGTCAGTGTCTGTATCCGTGTCCGTATCAGTATCCATGTCCGTATCAGTATCTGTGTCAGTATCGGTATCCGTATCTGTATCGGTGTCTGTGTCGGTATCAGTATCAGTGTCAGTATCGGTGTCGGTATCCGTGTCTGTGTCAGTATCGGTATCGGTATCCGTGTCTGTATCTGTATCGGTATCCGTATCTGTATCAGTGTCAGTATCTGTATCGGTGTCTGTATCGGTATCCGTGTCTGTATCGGTATCTGTATCGGTGTCCGTATCAGTGTCTGTATCGGTATCTGTATCAGTATCAGTGTCTGTATCCGTGTCTGTGTCAGTATCTGTGTCAGTATCTGTGTCAGTGTCTGTATCTGTATCTGTATCCGTGTCAGTATCTGTGTCAGTATCCGTGTCAGTATCTGTATCCGTGTCAGTATCTGTATCCGTGTCTGTGTCTGTATCCGTGTCAGTATCCGTATCTGTGTCTGTATCAGTATCTGTGTCGGTATCTGTATCCGTGTCAGTGTCTGTGTCTGTATCTGTGTCAGTATCCGTATCCGTGTCAGTATCCGTATCAGTGTCTGTATCGGTATCAGTGTCAGTATCAGTATCTGTATCCGTGTCTGTATCTGTATCCGTATCTGTATCGGTATCCGTATCTGTGTCGGTGTCAGTATCCGTGTCAGTATCCGTATCTGTGTCGGTATCTGTATCTGTATCCGTATCTGTGTCTGTGTCCGTATCCGTATCTGTGTCTGTGTCAGTATCTGTGTCGGTATCTGTATCTGTGTCCGTGTCAGTATCTGTGTCAGTGTCCGTATCCGTGTCAGTATCGGTATCTGTATCGGTATCAGTGTCCGTATCCGTATCCGTATCAGTGTCAGTGTCAGAATCTGTATCGGTATCAGTATCTGTGTCTAAGTCAGTATCAGTATCCGTATCAGTGTCTAAGTCAGTATCAGTGTCTGTATCGGTATCTGTGTCAGTGTCTGTGTCAGTATCGGTATCCGTATCTGTGTCAGTATCTGTATCGGTGTCCGTATCCGTGTCGGTATCTGTATCCGTATCCGTGTCAGTGTCAGTATCTGTATCGGTGTCAGTATCTGTATCGGTGTCAGTATCCGTATCTGTGTCTGTATCGGTATCATTATCTGTATCTGTATCTGTGTCGGTATCCGTGTCAGTATCTGTGTCAGTATCGGTATCTGTGTCTGTATCAGTATCTGTGTCTGTATCAGTATCCGTATCGGTATCAGTGTCATCATCGCCGTAGTCGAAATCATCATCGTCGAAGGCCGGATTGAACGGGTTACTGCCTAACTCTGTATTACCGGAGAACGACTTACAAACGATGTTACCGTCATGGTGCCAACCGCCGCCGTTTATGTCGGAGTTAGGTGCAAGAATCGAACCGTTAAAGCCGTTTATGTTAATAGTCGCCGCATTGGTAACGTTAAAGAGCAGGTTACCTGTCTGCTCGTTATTCTGTAAATGATGACCGTTTACAATAAGGCTGTGCATAGCAAGGTTAAGAGTTGTGCTGCTGTCGCCTTCGCCACCTGTAATATTAATAAGTATTGTCGAGCCTTCGGGAACATTGATATTAAGAGCGTATCCGCCGTTACCCGCCATCGAATTCCATGTATACATATCGATGGTGAAAATATTCACGCCTTTATCATAGCCGTCAAGCGTAATATTTCCGTATGCACCGTTATATACTCCGTTTGCCTGTAATCCTGCAAGGTGTGCGGATGATGAACGTAAATATGCAAACGTATCGGCAAAATTAAACTTGCACTCGTCGCTGTTTACGCCGCCGATTACAGTTTTATAATTTGAATTGCTGTAATTCTCGCCGATGTTGTTTGCCCATACGTTACCGTTATTGGTGCAGAAATTATTCAGCGTGCCGCCTACGATAAGAGAAGCACATCCGTTAGGATCATTTCTGTTCGGATCCTGATGGTTTATATCATACCAACCCGGACCTGTGAAATCTCCGCCTGCCGCAATACGTCCACCGCTGTCTGCGCCCATAATGTTGCAATCTCCCTCTGTAAACAGAGTAAAGCCTGCAGCATAGCCGAATACGTCGTTATAAACATCTCCGACGAGATTATTGTATACAGAAGACTGGCTGGCGGTTACCGAAGTGTCAAAATCCTCCGCTGATAAAATCGAAGGCAAATCGGTGCTGTAAACACTGTCGGTCACATATGTCTGCGAAGCAGAACTGTCTGTGAACACCTCAGCTTGTCTGAGCTGAGTGCCTGCAGGTCCGCCGAAGAATCTGGTGATCAGCATATTTATCGCAAATACAAATGCGATTATCTTTCTGAGCACTTTCAGCTTAGCGTTGAGCTGCGGCTTCTGTGTGTAATTGTCGTAGCTGTTCTGAAGCATCTAAAAGACCTCCCGTTAATATTTCATTAATCAAGAATGATTACTGTTTAACTTACAAATTCTGTAAACTGGTGTGTATTCTTTAACCAAGTATACTTTTATTCATTATCATTATATACCCAAAACCCGAAAATGTCAAGCATTACCGTTAAATTTGTAAATAATTCTCACGTTCCTGCGAATAATATTTGGTTATCACTCCAATCAAAACTTCCTTCAAATATTTTTCGTCATTTTGCGTTATGAATTAAGTTAAAATAATCGCAAAAGTCATTGCATTTATTGTTTTCCGGTGCTATAATTAATATGTTGAATTTTGCTTACGGATACTGAAATTCACATAAACTAACTACGGAAGGATGAATCTTAATGTCAGAAGTCAGAGCTGTTCAGAAAACCGAAATGCCCGAGATAAATGCTCAGGCGGCAATCGTTGTTACTCAGCATGAGGGTCGCATACTGCTTGAAAAGAATGCCAGAATGAAACTGTCGCCTGCTTTTCTTATTAAAATAATGGCATCTATAATAGCTCTGGAAAAATGTAATCCTAATGATACCGTAACAGTATCGGACAGCGTCATAAAGCAGATTTCGAACTGGAAAGGCTCGGCGTCTATCAATCTTGAAGCAGGAGAAAAAATATCTGTACTTGATTTAATTTATTCGATGATGCTGGTTTCAGCCAATGACTCTTTATTTGCTCTTGCGGAATTCATATGCGGAAGCCTTGACAAGTTTGCCGCAATGATGCAGGAGAAGGCTAAATCTATCGGTGCGGCGGATACAACTGTGACTACCGCTGACGGCAGATTTACAGCGGAGCAGTATTCAAACGCATACGACCTTGCCATCATCTGCCGCTACTGCATGACCAACAGAATGTTCAGAACAATAGCGGCTACCGATAAATATACAATCCCGGCAACGAATAAAAACGGCTCAAGGGATCTGCAGAATACGAATCTTCTTATTAACAGCGGTAACAGAAGATACAGATATGAAACGGCTATCGGCATAAAAAGCGGATATACGGCTCGCTCAAAATCGTGCCTTGCCTGCTCTGCCCTGCCGCCCGCAAACAAATTCGGAGAAGAAGTGCTTGCAATAATACTCGGAGCAGAAAACACAAAGCAGATGAAATACGTTTTCTATGACGCAATAACACTGCTCGACTTCACGTTCAACAATTATGAAGCGCTCAGCGGTAAAAAACCGGAACAGCAGAATTCCGAAGCGGAAAAATCCATTACCACAGTAGGAAAGCTGTGTGAAATTCTTAATGCTGAGCTTCGCAATGCCGCAGACGTTCCAATTACATCATTTGCCTTCGGTAAACAGAAAATAAAACCCGGATGTGCATATTTTGCCGCCGATAAGGAAACGGCTGTCACGGCATTTGAAAAGGGTGCGGCTGTTATTATCACAACTCAGCCGATAGAGAAGATTCCGAATATCGTTGTGGCAAATCTTGATACCGCTCTCAGCAGGACCGCAGTATTTATAAAGTCGGCACTGGGAATGTGGACTGTAGCTGTTATGGACAGTCCCGAAAAGATAAATCCCCTTTCGATGATAGAACAAATGCTTTCGAGCAAGATGGAAACCGTGCATTCAATTTCCGTTACAAACAACTACAATTCAATGCTCCATGCAATGTTTGCTTCTACACCTAAAACCGAGACGGCTGTCATCAATGTTTCGTGCGTAAACGGAGGAAACGTTGAACGTGTTTCGCAGACAGCCAACTTTGATGTTGCGATACTTACAAGCACGGTCGTATCCAAAAATCCGAGGGAACTGACAAAGCCTGAGCTTATTGAAGAAAAACTCAAGGTATGCGGCGGAATGAACGAATCGGGTGCGGTCATCATAAATATTGACGATAAGAATCTCGCAGGCATATTCACCATACCGCAGGATATTATCACCATCGGCGTTGATAACAGAATGGCTGATTATTTTGCCGATAACATAGAGCTTTCCCATAATAAAATCTCGTTTGATATAATACACGGTGCGGATAATTATCATATCGAGCTTTATTCCGATGATAAGCACAGCGTATATCAGGCTCTGGCAACATTTGCACTGGGCGAGATTATGGGCATACCGCCAAAGCAGATTATACCGGCAATCGAAAAATACCGCCCGTCAACAGGACTTACAACAGTACGCAACGAAAGAGGTATTTATGTAATATCCGATTTTGAAAACGAGGCTGTTGAAAGCGTAGGTGCGGCTCTTAAGGAACTCTGCACCATGCAGCTTCCTCCCGATTCAAGAAGAATAGCGGTATTGTCTGAAGTAGGTGACGGTGACGAGCATGAACTTGAAATATACAGGAAGGTCGGCAATATCGTCAATAAAGCAAGCGTAAATATTACGGTTTGCTACGGTGAAACCGCCGCAGAACTGATGAAAACCGCCGATTTAAAAAGCAAATTCGTAATAAAGCTGAACACAAGACAGGCTCTTACAGAATTTTTAAAGCTGAATCTGCGTGATAATGACGCTGTACTTTTCAAAGGCTCGACGGTGACCGAGCTTGACGAAATTATGACGGACGTCACATAAGCAATAACCAAACGGCAGGTATCCCGATTAAATACCTGCCGTAAATTTATGCTATTTTATATAATAAATCAAAAAATCACAACATATAAAACGGGTATCGGTAAGTGCCGATACCCGTTGCTGTTTTAATTATACCTATCACTCGGTAGCCGCCGCAAGTCTGGTGTAACCGCTGTATTCGGTAACGCCGCCTGCTGTCTTGTATGCGGCTATTCTGAATGTGTATGTTGTGCCTGCTTTAAGTCCCGATACACGACAGGTAACCGTTGCGTTGGATGTCGCATTCAGTATCTGCGTCCACTTACCGCCCTTATACTGCTCAACAACATAGCCCGTAGCGGAATTGTTCTTAGCCCACTGTAAATTCAGCGTGGAAGCAGTACCGCTTTTCTTTATGAACGATGTAACGTTTGAAGGAAGTGTTGTTGCCGCAAGTCTTGTATAGCCACTGTATGCAGAACCGTTGAACGCTCTGATTCTGAAGGTGTATGTCGTGCCTGCCGCAAGACCGGTTACCGTATGAGTAACCGTTGCGTTGTTAGCGGTTCTCAGAATTTCAACCCACTTGCCGCCGGTATATCTTTCAATAGCATAACCGGTCGCATTCACATTCTTAGCCCACTGTAAAGTAAGTGTAGAGCTTGTAGCGGATTTTTTTGCAAATGAAGCTACATTGCCCGGCTGCGTAGTCTTATCGGTAACTGCCGCAAGTCTTGTGTAGTCGCTGTAAAGAACGGTTGAACCTACTGTCTTATATGCTTTAATGCGGAACGTATAGGTTGTTCCCGCTGCAAGGCCGTTTACTGTATGAGTAACCGTTGTGTTGTCAGCGGTCTTCAGTATCTGCGTCCATTTTCCGCCCTTGTACTGTTCAACAATATAGCCGCTTGAAGATGCGTTCTTGGACCACTGTAAAGTGAGCGAAGAACTTGTTGCGGATTTCTTTGCAAACGTTGCCACGTTTGTAACCGCTGTGCCTGCCGCAAGTCTTGCGTAATCACTGTATACTACCGAGCTACCCTCGTTTCTGTACGCTCTTATGCGAAATGTATAAACACTGCCTGCGGCAAGACCGTCTGCATTATAAGATACTGTGCCGTTACCTGACGTTCTCAGTATCTGCGTCCACTTTCCGCCCTTATATATCTCAAGCTCATATCCGCTTGCAGCCGCATTCTTATCCCACGATATTCCGACAG
This window of the [Eubacterium] siraeum genome carries:
- a CDS encoding choice-of-anchor A family protein, which produces MLQNSYDNYTQKPQLNAKLKVLRKIIAFVFAINMLITRFFGGPAGTQLRQAEVFTDSSASQTYVTDSVYSTDLPSILSAEDFDTSVTASQSSVYNNLVGDVYNDVFGYAAGFTLFTEGDCNIMGADSGGRIAAGGDFTGPGWYDINHQDPNRNDPNGCASLIVGGTLNNFCTNNGNVWANNIGENYSNSNYKTVIGGVNSDECKFNFADTFAYLRSSSAHLAGLQANGVYNGAYGNITLDGYDKGVNIFTIDMYTWNSMAGNGGYALNINVPEGSTILINITGGEGDSSTTLNLAMHSLIVNGHHLQNNEQTGNLLFNVTNAATININGFNGSILAPNSDINGGGWHHDGNIVCKSFSGNTELGSNPFNPAFDDDDFDYGDDDTDTDTDTDTDTDTDTDTDTDTDTDTDTDTDTDTDTDNDTDTDTDTDTDTDTDTDTDTDTDTDTDTDTDTDTDTDTDTDTDTDTDTDTDTDTDTDTDTDTDTDLDTDTDTDTDLDTDTDTDTDSDTDTDTDTDTDTDTDTDTDTDTDTDTDTDTDTDTDTDTDTDTDTDTDTDTDTDTDTDTDTDTDTDTDTDTDTDTDTDTDTDTDTDTDTDTDTDTDTDTDTDTDTDTDTDTDTDTDTDTDTDTDTDTDTDTDTDTDTDTDTDTDTDTDTDTDTDTDTDTDTDTDTDTDTDTDTDTDTDTDTDTDTDTDTDTDTDTDTDTDTDTDTDTDTDTDTDTDTDTDTDTDTDTDTDTDTDTDTDTDTDTDTDTDTDTDTDTDTDTDTDTDTDTDTDTDTDTDTDTDMDTDTDTDTDTDTDTDTDTDTDTDTDTDTDTDTDLDTDTDTDTDTDTDTDTDTDTDTDTDTDTDTDTDTDTDTDTDTDTDTDTDTDTDTDTDTDTDTDTDTDTDTDTDTDTDTDTDLDTDTDTDTDTDTDTDTDTDTDTDTDTDTDTDTDTDTDTDTDTDTDTDTDTDTDTDTDTDTDTDTDTDTDTDTDTDTDTDTDTDTDTDTDTDTDTDTDTDTDTDTDTDTDTDTDTDTDTDTDTDTDSDTDTDTDTDSDTDTDTDTDTDTDTDTDTDTDTDTDTDTDTDTDTDTDTDTDTDTDTDTDTDTDTDTDTDTDTDTDTDTDTDTDTDTDTDTDTDTDTDTDTDTDTDTDTDTDTDTDTDTDTDTDTDTDTDTDTDTDTDTDTDTDTDTDTDTDTDTDTDTDTDTDTDTDTDTDTDTDTDTDTDTDTDTDTDTDTDTDTDTDTDTDTDTDTDTDTDTDTDTDTDTDTDTDTDTDTDTDSDTDTDTDTDTDTDTDTDSDTDTDTDTDTDTDTDTDTDTDTDTDTDTDTDTDTDTDTDTDTDTDTDTDTDTDTDTDTDTDTDTDTDTDTDTDSDTDTDTDTDTDTDTDTDTDTDTDTDTDTDTDTDTDTDTDTDTDTDTDTDTDTDTDTDTDTDTDTDTDTDTDTDTDTDTDTDTDTDTDTDSDTDTDTDTDTDTDTDTDTDTDTDTDTDTDTDTDTDTDTDTDTDTDTDTDTDTDTDTDSDTDTDTDTDTDTDTDTDTDTDTDTDTDTDTDTDTDTDTDTDTDTDTDTDTDTDTDTDTDTDTDTDTDTDTDTDTDTDTDTDTDTDTDLDTDTDTDTDTDTDTDTDTDTDTDTDTDTDTDTDTDTDTDTDTDSDTDTDTDTDTDTDTDTDTDTDTDTDTDTDTDTDTDTDTDTDTDTDTDTDTDTDTDTDTDTDTDTDTDTDTDTDLDTDTDTDTDTDTDTDTDTDTDTDTDTDTDTDTDTDTDTDTDTDTDTDTDTDTDTDTDTDTDTDTDTDTDTDTDTDTDTDTDTDTDTDTDTDSDTDTDTDTDSDTDTDTDTDTDTDTDTDTDTDTDTDTDTDTDTDTDTDTDTDTDTDTDTDTDTDTDTDTDTDTDTDTDTDTDTDTDTDTDTDTDTDTDTDTDTDTDTDTDTDTDTDTDTDTDTDTDTDADTDTDTDTDTDTDNDRVNGDEVDFDDRTPQGERVNGDDSNGNLERTDFDNTNGNPNTGVGIDGTLAAGAAATAALAAAGLLLGKRKKKDESEE
- a CDS encoding Mur ligase family protein — encoded protein: MSEVRAVQKTEMPEINAQAAIVVTQHEGRILLEKNARMKLSPAFLIKIMASIIALEKCNPNDTVTVSDSVIKQISNWKGSASINLEAGEKISVLDLIYSMMLVSANDSLFALAEFICGSLDKFAAMMQEKAKSIGAADTTVTTADGRFTAEQYSNAYDLAIICRYCMTNRMFRTIAATDKYTIPATNKNGSRDLQNTNLLINSGNRRYRYETAIGIKSGYTARSKSCLACSALPPANKFGEEVLAIILGAENTKQMKYVFYDAITLLDFTFNNYEALSGKKPEQQNSEAEKSITTVGKLCEILNAELRNAADVPITSFAFGKQKIKPGCAYFAADKETAVTAFEKGAAVIITTQPIEKIPNIVVANLDTALSRTAVFIKSALGMWTVAVMDSPEKINPLSMIEQMLSSKMETVHSISVTNNYNSMLHAMFASTPKTETAVINVSCVNGGNVERVSQTANFDVAILTSTVVSKNPRELTKPELIEEKLKVCGGMNESGAVIINIDDKNLAGIFTIPQDIITIGVDNRMADYFADNIELSHNKISFDIIHGADNYHIELYSDDKHSVYQALATFALGEIMGIPPKQIIPAIEKYRPSTGLTTVRNERGIYVISDFENEAVESVGAALKELCTMQLPPDSRRIAVLSEVGDGDEHELEIYRKVGNIVNKASVNITVCYGETAAELMKTADLKSKFVIKLNTRQALTEFLKLNLRDNDAVLFKGSTVTELDEIMTDVT